The DNA segment acttTCACCATAAAATCAATGGTCAGTATAGctggcgagacatttcagtatGTGCACTCTTGCTAAGTAAAGCACTTTTACACGTGTTAGTGCTTGGTTATGTAATATAAAAGTCTTCTTTGCTGGGACATTACTTTATACCCCTTAAATCTAGATCAAATAAATGAAGTGGGCTATTCATAACAATagatcatttgaaattttattaatcttttgaatttgttttactCTTATTTAAATcactttaaatgtaaaattctactaattatttgaaaaaaaaacccattgaTTCACTGACATCCTTGAAGTaataacagagagaaaaaaacagaaGACCAGATCTTACTAAAGTGTGCTGCTGTAAATTCTAAGACTtgaaaaatacagataaaaaccTTAAGAATGCAGTTAAcaataaattgttaaatttcAGTAATGATAAATGTACCAATTATTGCTAAAATGTTTTTCTGATCAATGCCTTTAGCAAACAACTtatcatttataatttcattatgaaataaatttcaCTTCTTGAATAACCAATTAACATTACCTCTTTTATAGATTTGATAATTACACAGCCAACATGGTAGTGGATTGTTACTCTGTCAATTTAGGACTATGGGATACGGCAGGACAAGAAGACTATGATAGGTTACGTCCCTTGTCTTATCCTCAGGTTTGTTTATGCTCAAGTTATATAAAAGGTGTTGAATAAGTgtttttcagaatattttcataaaaagataTTTAGTGTACAGCTGCATTCAAACTTAGAACTTgaatatagattaaaaaaagaggCAGACatcaaaagttataaatgaaGTGGTACTCCaataattctttttacaaaGCTCTCTAGAAATTTTCAAAGTGACAGGaaactttttacaaacttttgtaCATGCACTTACACTAAGTTCTTTTTGTCTTCTTATagatttattattcatttgtaTGCTTTATAAGgagataaaataattaaaaatcgtTTCTTTTATTCTTGTAGACGGATGTATTTTTAATATGCTTTAGTGTTGTGAGTCCCTCCTCTTTTGAAAATGTAACAACAAAATGGAACCCAGAAGTAAAACACCACTGTCCTGATGCTCCTGTTATATTAGTTGGTATGTATTCCCAGAAACCTCAGGTCTATTTCGAGCCAGATCACAGACTGTTAATGTGACAAAAAACTGATGTGTATTTTAGGTGTAGCTAACAACCTAACAacattgtaattaaaaataaaagtgtacaTGTAAGTGTCAGTaaagttgataaaaataaaaataaccattTTGACAAATCATCtaaagtagatataggaagatgtggtgtgagtgccaatgagacaactctccatccaaataacaattaaaaaaaatattaaaccattataggtcaatgtacggccttcaacacggagccttggctcacactgaacaacaagctataaagggccccaaaattactagtgtaaaaccattcaaatgggaaaaccaacggtctaatctatatataaaaaacaagaaacgagaaacacgtatatattacataaacaaacgacaactactgtacatcagatttatAAAGGTTCAGTTGCTACCAAATACTTTTCTTcttaattatacccccgctttaaaaaaaggggggtatactgttttacctctgtctgtccgtcaatccgtccgtcagtcccatgaaactttcttgacatttttctcaggaactacaatgcaaggatttctgaaatttggtttcagggtttatctaagtcagctataccgtgtgatgcgttttcagattcatcacttgacaacttcctgtttaccgaacacttgtatgattttacacatgatatccaagttgaaaattttcgtcacacttttctcaggaactacaatacaaggatttctgaaatttggtttcaggatttatataagtcagctataccgtgtgatgtgttttcagattcatcactcgacaacttcctgtttactgaacactggcatatttttacactatttatattatccacttgcggcgggggtatcatcagtgagcagtagctcgcagtttcacttgttctgTCCTGCTTTTAACACCTCTATTCTGAAGGTTGGGGTATTCTGGTTGGCTATGTCTGACCTTACAATGAACcttttgaaacaaatttattttttctcagaaactacaaATCAGATTATTCTTAAATTTGGTATAAAGCGTCATCTTCATGTGTTGCATGCTATACTGTATGATGCATTTACAAACCTATAGCTTATCAGattttatatattacagttCACACAATAGTAATTAGAGGATGAGTATTATTTTGTACACAGTTATATCTTAATTCTTTAACATAGATTGATactgtaaatatgtttatccTGTTAGGCATAATATCTTGTGATAAGAACTTTTGGTGTctgaaataaagattatataGTTGGTTGCATTTTCTCAGAATCATAAAGTGAAGaaattcatgttttttaaattgcaatatttgATTTGACCAGTTTTCAgcattaacaaaatttcctgtGAGCTATTattcataaactaaataatacCCATCCTGCTTCATGCATCATGCTTTTTTACTGTTTATTGAGTACATGCTAGCACCATAGCAAAATTAACAAGGTCATTGAAAAAAAAGCATTGTAATGATTTGAACCTTTAACAATATACAGATATGCattaatcaattattatttttaggaACAAAGATAGATCTGAGAGAAAATAAAGAGGCTATAGGTCAGCTGACAGCCCAAGGCTTATCACCAATTAAAAGAGAACAGGGAATTAAATTAGCCAATAAAATTAGAGCTGTTAAATACATGGAATGTTCTGCTTTAACACAGAGAGGTTTAAAACAGGTGTGTATCAATTAGATagagacatttttttctgaagtcaGATCAAATTTTTTTAGTTTCCCTTATCCCAATATGAAATTGAATTTTTCTGCTTTTGTTTAAGTTTGTATACTTATTTTTTTGGGAATTACCATTTTTTCTGAAGATAAATCCAGAAAAATGCTTAGGCTCAACAGTTATGTAAagcattattttcaattttgtgtaaaCACAATAAGAAACTTATATAGTTTACTTAGGAATGTCACCAAATTTGAATGTAACCTTGAAATTCTTATCTTGGCAGCTGTTTAAAATTTACTCGAGTCTCTTATTCTTGTATTAAATAGACTCATCAGGGCTCACGTTACCAGGCGACTTGGGTGAAGAAGTCGCTTTCCCTGACCCCCAAAAGCGAAGACAAGTCGCCCTGTTGTTTACGATACTCGGTTTCAGTCACTTCCGTCAtcagacattttcaatttttaccaagttgatgtttattgataattaaagaaattCAGACATAATCGATTCATTATCTTATGAAAAGAGGATGAAGCATTGTTTTTGCAGTGTGTAGCaagttatttaataaaaatacaactttttatcaCTTGGTGCACATCCGAAAGTTCCAGTGCTTGTTTCTC comes from the Mytilus trossulus isolate FHL-02 chromosome 3, PNRI_Mtr1.1.1.hap1, whole genome shotgun sequence genome and includes:
- the LOC134711863 gene encoding ras-related C3 botulinum toxin substrate 2-like isoform X1, with the translated sequence MAHPRPIKCVVVGDGTVGKTCMLISYTTDSFPGEYVPTVFDNYTANMVVDCYSVNLGLWDTAGQEDYDRLRPLSYPQTDVFLICFSVVSPSSFENVTTKWNPEVKHHCPDAPVILVGTKIDLRENKEAIGQLTAQGLSPIKREQGIKLANKIRAVKYMECSALTQRGLKQVFDEACRAVLQPQPVRQKNRQCLLL
- the LOC134711863 gene encoding ras-related C3 botulinum toxin substrate 1-like isoform X2; this encodes MLISYTTDSFPGEYVPTVFDNYTANMVVDCYSVNLGLWDTAGQEDYDRLRPLSYPQTDVFLICFSVVSPSSFENVTTKWNPEVKHHCPDAPVILVGTKIDLRENKEAIGQLTAQGLSPIKREQGIKLANKIRAVKYMECSALTQRGLKQVFDEACRAVLQPQPVRQKNRQCLLL
- the LOC134711863 gene encoding ras-related C3 botulinum toxin substrate 1-like isoform X3 is translated as MVVDCYSVNLGLWDTAGQEDYDRLRPLSYPQTDVFLICFSVVSPSSFENVTTKWNPEVKHHCPDAPVILVGTKIDLRENKEAIGQLTAQGLSPIKREQGIKLANKIRAVKYMECSALTQRGLKQVFDEACRAVLQPQPVRQKNRQCLLL